A genomic segment from Acyrthosiphon pisum isolate AL4f chromosome A3, pea_aphid_22Mar2018_4r6ur, whole genome shotgun sequence encodes:
- the LOC100164734 gene encoding sushi, von Willebrand factor type A, EGF and pentraxin domain-containing protein 1 isoform X2 produces the protein MTLVFAILVAFVSAVGCHTYMPSNEMAKRSYQSYTPYNGTTVQYYLDDVDDIDDEDTDEDDGKADDDDRAYKNPRKLPSSECPRNEDQAAFMGQTCLRKCSSDEDCKSKKKHCLCDGLCGMSCVKPERECDELPNPEHGVVQMTGRLFSDKATYSCEIGYQLIGRDHRTCHATGSWSGVEPFCKQSVFCKSPRVIENAGNNAFADQQTFDVGSEVEYRCKDGFTMRGFARAKCLAMDISASWFGPDITCEPRTCGTPGVIANGWHQGDCSDFGCRVFYKCSDGFELTGKSERLCHSDGYWVPKDLPSCVPVDCGPPESPYNGNAVFTSTSYNSVVSYECKYGYILSGEPTRRCGADGKWSGTTPICQEIDCGSPGELHNGWLENTESGTGLGATIIYRCQDGMLLVGNSSTVCLADGQWRYPPPLCLAPCVVPVIQQGHVNITRSNDSTPYVPKTVGGPILAKHGDKLSVKCNAKYEPAGGNNDLATCNNGTWTYIPKCEPAHCKRLPLIPKNGIVLAPRMGHGAKAKFSCRDGYLLVGDRYTECRYGNWSGETPKCEEVYCTFPGYIDHGKVLLVGSMGVYDYRPYVRKIKNNKQISFECDREYVIESGPVGATCIGGKWSPGYLPKCVPSIHPKLRLSRSIKNSTDINTNELITEKPGFYQIGKLITSIKAWWKRSKRALSAQNQQVMKAKQTSNKDQTAKNPGVNRGSRGRESGDVSFKDYDAEDGNSTIDGEKAQHKGAKGKGKHGKRKVGPCEPLTNSSNVHIEVVRQGKHANVTHSHGTVLKVSCDHGYQPNVVNGTAKCWRTRWKPAKPDCKLKPCLIPYSANGFYSKVEPTYLNVTESTEFMDGEIVTITCFSGFNLKGPSRMECRKGDWDVGTISECTPAPCELPAITHGQYLLGYRAGLTIANGSFVTFQCDPEFIKTTSVSIECVLGRLVPKVPSCKRDGGLFITGADILKKSELGTIDLLSGLRGSCGPPESVHGSMVFRNGELLKDAEKSFPDGTEVTFNCIGNIIDEKVTWRIRCEDGNWIGRSLNCTKPIETMNSTLDNTTCMFRNSEPNVVTFISDTMITNELTEFNAGTTLVSRCSDIGKYAMEGSNRRVCSNGEWSGQRPVCFGLNQENDYALEKPPTILFRHQLGPIAQSNEGRLVVYPGTILHMECLWIKRFGTPKWNVSHSFRKYPEGWTTDPGRDPDLEYRLSIYHASRDDSGLFSCITPTRHTHSVEIIVKAVHCPSIPSKRSLIVGSQNTKLNTRVKFSCARGNNLIGASEIVCLPSGNWSDPIPACEIIECEKIDNLTDPNLRIAVLSRQVGGEIMFSCMQGFGLDGPTHSTCLPTGEWEQPFPTCAAVTCPWPGDPPHGYAAVSQNSYRPGEHVSISCEPYYVLDGQPKLVCGDNGEWSAPMPICVQACPYPGTVIRGRMSTVKFYYAIGDVITFSCDENLKIKGAPVLRCLKHGKWSNSIPTCVSRNETQRTV, from the exons AGAGAGAGTGTGACGAATTGCCGAATCCGGAACATGGCGTGGTGCAGATGACCGGAAGACTATTTAGCGACAAAGCCACTTACAGCTGCGAAATCGGATATCAATTGATCGGCAGAGACCACAGAACTTGCCACGCCACCGGTTCGTGGTCCGGAGTGGAGCCCTTCTGCAAACAAAGTG tGTTCTGCAAATCACCTCGTGTAATCGAAAATGCCGGTAACAATGCTTTTGCGGATCAGCAAACATTCGACGTTGGATCTGAAGTCGAGTACCGATGTAAAGACGGATTTACGATGAGAGGTTTCGCCAGAGCTAAATGCTTGGCAATGGATATATCGGCTTCGTGGTTTGGACCAGATATAACCTGTGAAC CGAGGACTTGCGGCACTCCAGGTGTAATTGCCAACGGGTGGCACCAAGGCGACTGTTCGGACTTCGGTTGCCGCGTGTTCTACAAGTGTTCAGACGGCTTCGAACTCACTGGCAAATCGGAACGTCTCTGTCATTCGGACGGATATTGGGTACCAAAAGATTTACCTTCGTGTGTGC CGGTTGACTGCGGTCCTCCCGAAAGTCCGTACAACGGAAACGCGGTATTCACGTCTACGTCCTACAATTCGGTAGTATCATACGAATGTAAATACGGTTACATACTGTCCGGTGAGCCGACTAGGCGGTGCGGTGCAGACGGCAAGTGGTCAGGCACGACGCCAATATGTCAAg AGATAGATTGCGGATCTCCGGGAGAGCTTCATAACGGTTGGCTAGAGAACACTGAAAGCGGCACTGGTCTAGGCGCGACGATTATTTACCGATGTCAAGACGGAATGCTTCTTGTAGGGAACTCTTCGACAGTGTGCCTTGCCGATGGACAGTGGCGTTATCCACCACCGCTGTGCCTAG CTCCATGTGTCGTGCCGGTTATCCAACAAGGTCACGTGAACATCACTCGGTCAAACGATTCCACTCCTTATGTACCGAAAACTGTCGGTGGTCCCATTTTAGCGAAACACGGTGACAAACTGTCTGTAAAGTGCAACGCCAAGTACGAGCCGGCCGGCGGAAACAACGACCTCGCCACGTGTAATAATGGTACCTGGACCTACATACCGAAATGCGAACCAG cTCATTGCAAACGTCTACCACTGATTCCAAAAAACGGCATAGTTCTGGCACCACGAATGGGTCACGGTGCCAAGGCAAAGTTCTCATGTCGAGATGGCTACTTGCTAGTGGGGGACCGGTACACAGAATGCCGGTACGGAAATTGGTCCGGAGAAACTCCAAAATGCGAAGAAG TTTATTGCACTTTCCCTGGATATATCGATCACGGTAAAGTGTTATTAGTGGGAAGTATGGGTGTTTACGACTATAGACCATATGTCCGCAAGATAAAAAACAACAAGCAAATCTCGTTTGAATGCGATCGAGAATACGTAATCGAATCAGGACCTGTTGGTGCAACTTGTATCGGAGGAAAATGGAGCCCCGGATATCTgccaaa GTGCGTACCATCAATACATCCAAAACTCAGACTCAGTAGATCTATTAAGAATAGTACTGATATTAATACGAATGAACTGATTACGGAAAAACCTGGTTTTTATCAGATTGGCAAATTAATAACCTCTATAAAAGCTTGGTGGAAAAGAAGTAAACGTGCGTTATCAGCACAAAATCAACAAGTAATGAAAGCCAAACAGACTTCTAATAAAGATCAAACGGCCAAAAATCCGGGAGTAAATAGAGGATCCAGAGGTCGGGAATCTGGGGACGTATCATTCAAAGATTATGACGCCGAAGATGGTAACTCTACGATAGACGGTGAAAAAGCACAACACAAAGGCGCTAAAGGCAAAGGCAAACATGGAAAAAGAAAAG TTGGTCCTTGCGAACCTCTAACAAATAGTTCTAATGTACATATCGAAGTTGTGAGACAAGGAAAGCATGCAAATGTTACCCATTCACATGGAACCGTACTCAAAGTGTCGTGTGATCATGGGTACCAACCTAACGTGGTTAATGGAACAGCCAAATGCTGGAGAACTCGATGGAAGCCAGCGAAACCTGACTGCAAactta AACCTTGTTTAATACCATACTCGGCAAATGGTTTTTACAGTAAAGTGGAACCTACGTATTTAAATGTAACGGAAAGCACTGAGTTCATGGATGGTGAAATCGTAACTATTACATGTTTTTCTGGGTTTAACTTAAAAGGTCCTTCAAGAATGGAATGCAGAAAGGGCGACTGGGATGTTGGAACTATTTCCGAGTGCACTCCTg CTCCATGTGAGTTACCGGCTATAACTCATGGCCAATACTTACTTGGATATAGAGCAGGCCTTACCATAGCTAATGGATCGTTTGTTACCTTCCAATGCGATCCAGAGTTCATAAAAACTACATCAGTTTCCATCGAATGTGTGTTAGGTCGATTAGTTCCTAAAGTTCCTTCTTGTAAAagag ATGGCGGGTTATTCATTACCGGTGcggatattttgaaaaaaagcgAATTAGGCACCATTGATCTTTTGTCCGGGCTTCGAGGATCTTGCGGACCCCCAGAATCGGTCCACGGATCAATGGTGTTTAGAAACGGAGAACTGTTAAAAGACGCGGAAAAGAG TTTTCCCGATGGGACAGAAGTGACGTTTAATTGTATCGGAAACATTATAGACGAAAAGGTCACGTGGCGTATACGATGCGAGGACGGAAACTGGATCGGTCGGTCGTTGAATTGCA CGAAACCCATCGAAACCATGAACTCCACTTTGGACAACACCACCTGTATGTTTCGGAACAGTGAGCCCAACGTGGTGACGTTTATAAGTGACACGATGATCACGAACGAGCTGACTGAGTTTAACGCAGGAACGACTTTG GTGTCCCGATGCTCAGACATTGGAAAATACGCAATGGAAGGATCCAACAGGCGGGTGTGTTCGAATGGTGAATGGTCCGGACAACGTCCGGTTTGTTTTGGGCTCAACCAGGAAAACGATTATGCAc TGGAAAAACCGCCAACAATATTGTTTCGCCATCAACTAGGACCAATTGCGCAGAGTAACGAAGGACGACTGGTCGTCTACCCGGGAACGATTTTGCACATGGAGTGTTTGTGGATCAAACGGTTCGGCACTCCGAAATGGAATGTCAGTCATTCGTTTCG AAAGTATCCCGAGGGATGGACTACCGACCCTGGCCGAGACCCGGACCTGGAGTATCGGTTGAGTATCTATCACGCGAGCAGAGACGACTCCGGGCTGTTTTCTTGCATCACCCCTACAAGGCACACTCATTCTGTCGAAATAATCGTAAAAG CCGTGCACTGTCCGTCTATACCGTCGAAACGAAGTTTGATCGTTGGTTCGCAAAACACAAAACTAAACACTCGCGTCAAGTTTTCTTGTGCCAGAGGCAACAATCTGATCGGGGCCTCTGAAATCGTCTGTTTGCCTTCGGGCAACTGGAGCGATCCGATCCCCGCATGCGAGA tCATCGAGTGCGAAAAGATCGATAACCTAACCGACCCGAACCTACGGATAGCCGTGCTCAGCCGCCAAGTGGGAGGTGAAATAATGTTTAGCTGCATGCAAGGATTCGGACTCGACGGGCCCACACACTCGACGTGCCTGCCAACCGGCGAATGGGAACAGCCGTTCCCCACGTGCGCAG CGGTCACTTGTCCTTGGCCAGGGGACCCGCCGCACGGTTACGCGGCCGTCTCGCAAAACTCGTACAGGCCCGGCGAACACGTGTCCATCAGCTGCGAACCGTACTACGTGTTGGACGGTCAGCCCAAGCTGGTTTGTGGGGACAACGGAGAGTGGTCAGCGCCAATGCCAATCT GTGTTCAAGCCTGCCCGTACCCGGGCACTGTGATCCGGGGCCGCATGTCCACCGTCAAGTTTTACTACGCCATCGGCGACGTGATCACTTTCAGCTGCGACGAGAACTTGAAGATCAAAGGCGCCCCCGTGCTGCGGTGCCTCAAACACGGAAAATGGT
- the LOC100164734 gene encoding sushi, von Willebrand factor type A, EGF and pentraxin domain-containing protein 1 isoform X3 has protein sequence MTLVFAILVAFVSAVGCHTYMPSNEMAKRSYQSYTPYNGTTVQYYLDDVDDIDDEDTDEDDGKADDDDRAYKNPRKLPSSECPRNEDQAAFMGQTCLRKCSSDEDCKSKKKHCLCDGLCGMSCVKPERECDELPNPEHGVVQMTGRLFSDKATYSCEIGYQLIGRDHRTCHATGSWSGVEPFCKQSVFCKSPRVIENAGNNAFADQQTFDVGSEVEYRCKDGFTMRGFARAKCLAMDISASWFGPDITCEPRTCGTPGVIANGWHQGDCSDFGCRVFYKCSDGFELTGKSERLCHSDGYWVPKDLPSCVLVSAVDCGPPESPYNGNAVFTSTSYNSVVSYECKYGYILSGEPTRRCGADGKWSGTTPICQGNSSTVCLADGQWRYPPPLCLAPCVVPVIQQGHVNITRSNDSTPYVPKTVGGPILAKHGDKLSVKCNAKYEPAGGNNDLATCNNGTWTYIPKCEPAHCKRLPLIPKNGIVLAPRMGHGAKAKFSCRDGYLLVGDRYTECRYGNWSGETPKCEEVYCTFPGYIDHGKVLLVGSMGVYDYRPYVRKIKNNKQISFECDREYVIESGPVGATCIGGKWSPGYLPKCVPSIHPKLRLSRSIKNSTDINTNELITEKPGFYQIGKLITSIKAWWKRSKRALSAQNQQVMKAKQTSNKDQTAKNPGVNRGSRGRESGDVSFKDYDAEDGNSTIDGEKAQHKGAKGKGKHGKRKVGPCEPLTNSSNVHIEVVRQGKHANVTHSHGTVLKVSCDHGYQPNVVNGTAKCWRTRWKPAKPDCKLKPCLIPYSANGFYSKVEPTYLNVTESTEFMDGEIVTITCFSGFNLKGPSRMECRKGDWDVGTISECTPAPCELPAITHGQYLLGYRAGLTIANGSFVTFQCDPEFIKTTSVSIECVLGRLVPKVPSCKRDGGLFITGADILKKSELGTIDLLSGLRGSCGPPESVHGSMVFRNGELLKDAEKSFPDGTEVTFNCIGNIIDEKVTWRIRCEDGNWIGRSLNCTKPIETMNSTLDNTTCMFRNSEPNVVTFISDTMITNELTEFNAGTTLVSRCSDIGKYAMEGSNRRVCSNGEWSGQRPVCFGLNQENDYALEKPPTILFRHQLGPIAQSNEGRLVVYPGTILHMECLWIKRFGTPKWNVSHSFRKYPEGWTTDPGRDPDLEYRLSIYHASRDDSGLFSCITPTRHTHSVEIIVKAVHCPSIPSKRSLIVGSQNTKLNTRVKFSCARGNNLIGASEIVCLPSGNWSDPIPACEIIECEKIDNLTDPNLRIAVLSRQVGGEIMFSCMQGFGLDGPTHSTCLPTGEWEQPFPTCAAVTCPWPGDPPHGYAAVSQNSYRPGEHVSISCEPYYVLDGQPKLVCGDNGEWSAPMPICVQACPYPGTVIRGRMSTVKFYYAIGDVITFSCDENLKIKGAPVLRCLKHGKWSNSIPTCVSRNETQRTV, from the exons AGAGAGAGTGTGACGAATTGCCGAATCCGGAACATGGCGTGGTGCAGATGACCGGAAGACTATTTAGCGACAAAGCCACTTACAGCTGCGAAATCGGATATCAATTGATCGGCAGAGACCACAGAACTTGCCACGCCACCGGTTCGTGGTCCGGAGTGGAGCCCTTCTGCAAACAAAGTG tGTTCTGCAAATCACCTCGTGTAATCGAAAATGCCGGTAACAATGCTTTTGCGGATCAGCAAACATTCGACGTTGGATCTGAAGTCGAGTACCGATGTAAAGACGGATTTACGATGAGAGGTTTCGCCAGAGCTAAATGCTTGGCAATGGATATATCGGCTTCGTGGTTTGGACCAGATATAACCTGTGAAC CGAGGACTTGCGGCACTCCAGGTGTAATTGCCAACGGGTGGCACCAAGGCGACTGTTCGGACTTCGGTTGCCGCGTGTTCTACAAGTGTTCAGACGGCTTCGAACTCACTGGCAAATCGGAACGTCTCTGTCATTCGGACGGATATTGGGTACCAAAAGATTTACCTTCGTGTGTGC TGGTTTCAGCGGTTGACTGCGGTCCTCCCGAAAGTCCGTACAACGGAAACGCGGTATTCACGTCTACGTCCTACAATTCGGTAGTATCATACGAATGTAAATACGGTTACATACTGTCCGGTGAGCCGACTAGGCGGTGCGGTGCAGACGGCAAGTGGTCAGGCACGACGCCAATATGTCAAg GGAACTCTTCGACAGTGTGCCTTGCCGATGGACAGTGGCGTTATCCACCACCGCTGTGCCTAG CTCCATGTGTCGTGCCGGTTATCCAACAAGGTCACGTGAACATCACTCGGTCAAACGATTCCACTCCTTATGTACCGAAAACTGTCGGTGGTCCCATTTTAGCGAAACACGGTGACAAACTGTCTGTAAAGTGCAACGCCAAGTACGAGCCGGCCGGCGGAAACAACGACCTCGCCACGTGTAATAATGGTACCTGGACCTACATACCGAAATGCGAACCAG cTCATTGCAAACGTCTACCACTGATTCCAAAAAACGGCATAGTTCTGGCACCACGAATGGGTCACGGTGCCAAGGCAAAGTTCTCATGTCGAGATGGCTACTTGCTAGTGGGGGACCGGTACACAGAATGCCGGTACGGAAATTGGTCCGGAGAAACTCCAAAATGCGAAGAAG TTTATTGCACTTTCCCTGGATATATCGATCACGGTAAAGTGTTATTAGTGGGAAGTATGGGTGTTTACGACTATAGACCATATGTCCGCAAGATAAAAAACAACAAGCAAATCTCGTTTGAATGCGATCGAGAATACGTAATCGAATCAGGACCTGTTGGTGCAACTTGTATCGGAGGAAAATGGAGCCCCGGATATCTgccaaa GTGCGTACCATCAATACATCCAAAACTCAGACTCAGTAGATCTATTAAGAATAGTACTGATATTAATACGAATGAACTGATTACGGAAAAACCTGGTTTTTATCAGATTGGCAAATTAATAACCTCTATAAAAGCTTGGTGGAAAAGAAGTAAACGTGCGTTATCAGCACAAAATCAACAAGTAATGAAAGCCAAACAGACTTCTAATAAAGATCAAACGGCCAAAAATCCGGGAGTAAATAGAGGATCCAGAGGTCGGGAATCTGGGGACGTATCATTCAAAGATTATGACGCCGAAGATGGTAACTCTACGATAGACGGTGAAAAAGCACAACACAAAGGCGCTAAAGGCAAAGGCAAACATGGAAAAAGAAAAG TTGGTCCTTGCGAACCTCTAACAAATAGTTCTAATGTACATATCGAAGTTGTGAGACAAGGAAAGCATGCAAATGTTACCCATTCACATGGAACCGTACTCAAAGTGTCGTGTGATCATGGGTACCAACCTAACGTGGTTAATGGAACAGCCAAATGCTGGAGAACTCGATGGAAGCCAGCGAAACCTGACTGCAAactta AACCTTGTTTAATACCATACTCGGCAAATGGTTTTTACAGTAAAGTGGAACCTACGTATTTAAATGTAACGGAAAGCACTGAGTTCATGGATGGTGAAATCGTAACTATTACATGTTTTTCTGGGTTTAACTTAAAAGGTCCTTCAAGAATGGAATGCAGAAAGGGCGACTGGGATGTTGGAACTATTTCCGAGTGCACTCCTg CTCCATGTGAGTTACCGGCTATAACTCATGGCCAATACTTACTTGGATATAGAGCAGGCCTTACCATAGCTAATGGATCGTTTGTTACCTTCCAATGCGATCCAGAGTTCATAAAAACTACATCAGTTTCCATCGAATGTGTGTTAGGTCGATTAGTTCCTAAAGTTCCTTCTTGTAAAagag ATGGCGGGTTATTCATTACCGGTGcggatattttgaaaaaaagcgAATTAGGCACCATTGATCTTTTGTCCGGGCTTCGAGGATCTTGCGGACCCCCAGAATCGGTCCACGGATCAATGGTGTTTAGAAACGGAGAACTGTTAAAAGACGCGGAAAAGAG TTTTCCCGATGGGACAGAAGTGACGTTTAATTGTATCGGAAACATTATAGACGAAAAGGTCACGTGGCGTATACGATGCGAGGACGGAAACTGGATCGGTCGGTCGTTGAATTGCA CGAAACCCATCGAAACCATGAACTCCACTTTGGACAACACCACCTGTATGTTTCGGAACAGTGAGCCCAACGTGGTGACGTTTATAAGTGACACGATGATCACGAACGAGCTGACTGAGTTTAACGCAGGAACGACTTTG GTGTCCCGATGCTCAGACATTGGAAAATACGCAATGGAAGGATCCAACAGGCGGGTGTGTTCGAATGGTGAATGGTCCGGACAACGTCCGGTTTGTTTTGGGCTCAACCAGGAAAACGATTATGCAc TGGAAAAACCGCCAACAATATTGTTTCGCCATCAACTAGGACCAATTGCGCAGAGTAACGAAGGACGACTGGTCGTCTACCCGGGAACGATTTTGCACATGGAGTGTTTGTGGATCAAACGGTTCGGCACTCCGAAATGGAATGTCAGTCATTCGTTTCG AAAGTATCCCGAGGGATGGACTACCGACCCTGGCCGAGACCCGGACCTGGAGTATCGGTTGAGTATCTATCACGCGAGCAGAGACGACTCCGGGCTGTTTTCTTGCATCACCCCTACAAGGCACACTCATTCTGTCGAAATAATCGTAAAAG CCGTGCACTGTCCGTCTATACCGTCGAAACGAAGTTTGATCGTTGGTTCGCAAAACACAAAACTAAACACTCGCGTCAAGTTTTCTTGTGCCAGAGGCAACAATCTGATCGGGGCCTCTGAAATCGTCTGTTTGCCTTCGGGCAACTGGAGCGATCCGATCCCCGCATGCGAGA tCATCGAGTGCGAAAAGATCGATAACCTAACCGACCCGAACCTACGGATAGCCGTGCTCAGCCGCCAAGTGGGAGGTGAAATAATGTTTAGCTGCATGCAAGGATTCGGACTCGACGGGCCCACACACTCGACGTGCCTGCCAACCGGCGAATGGGAACAGCCGTTCCCCACGTGCGCAG CGGTCACTTGTCCTTGGCCAGGGGACCCGCCGCACGGTTACGCGGCCGTCTCGCAAAACTCGTACAGGCCCGGCGAACACGTGTCCATCAGCTGCGAACCGTACTACGTGTTGGACGGTCAGCCCAAGCTGGTTTGTGGGGACAACGGAGAGTGGTCAGCGCCAATGCCAATCT GTGTTCAAGCCTGCCCGTACCCGGGCACTGTGATCCGGGGCCGCATGTCCACCGTCAAGTTTTACTACGCCATCGGCGACGTGATCACTTTCAGCTGCGACGAGAACTTGAAGATCAAAGGCGCCCCCGTGCTGCGGTGCCTCAAACACGGAAAATGGT